The genomic region TGAGCACCTGGTAGTAGCGGGTGGCCGACATCGAGAAGAGTTCCTTGATGGCGTCTTCCTTGGAGCCGGCGTACTTCCACCACTGTCGCTCGAACGACAGGATGTCGTGTTCGCGACGGGTCAGCCCGTCGCACAGATCGGAGTCGTTCCCGGATTGCTCAGTCCGCGCGATCGCGCCGTCCATCTCGATCCTGGACCCTTCCGACAAATGACATCCCTGTAGTTCGGCGCTCATTCAATCACGGGTTGGCACCGTGACGCGTCAGACATGCCCGCGAGTCTGTGGCCAATGCCTGCGCACTTAAGCTTGCCGAATGGCCGTCGTACCCATCCGCATCGTAGGAGATCCGGTCCTGCACACCGCGACCGAGCCCGTGTCCGTCGGCGACGACGGTTCGCTACCCGCCGAAATCGTAGATTTGATCAGCGATCTGTACGACACGATGGACGCCGCGAACGGGGTGGGACTGGCCGCCAACCAGATCGGAGTCGCCAAGCGGGTGTTCGTCTACGACTGCGCTGATGCGCGCGGACGCGCCACCCGTCGCCGCGGTGTGGTCGTCAACCCGGTGCTGGAGACCTCCGACGTGCCCGAGACGATGCCCGATCCCGACGACGATGACGAGGGTTGCCTGTCGGTGCCCGGCGAGTCCTTTCCGACCGGTCGGGCCGACTGGGCGCGGGTGACCGGACTGGACGGCGACGGCGCACCGATCACGGTGGAGGGCACGGGTCTCTTCGCGCGAATGCTGCAACACGAGACCGGCCACCTCGACGGCTTCCTGTATCTGGACCGGTTGTTGGGCAGACACGCCCGCAGCGCAAAGCGCGCGGTGAAATCGCACGGCTGGGGCGTGCCCGGGTTGACGTGGATGCCCGGCAAGGACCCCGACCCGTTCGGACATTGAAGCCGCTGACGCCGCCTCCGGCGGGGTCGCGGGTGATGATCCGCTACCGACTGCCCGCAGGTGCCGAGCCACCGCTGACCGACGTGGTCGGGTACGTGGTCGAGGTCGGCGCGACGCTTCGGATTCGCACCAAGCAGGGCGACCTCGTCGACGTCGACATGGACGATGTGGTGGTCCTCAAGGAACTGTCTGCGGTGCCGGTGCGCACCGCCGACATCCGCAATCTCGAGCATGCCGCCGCCCTCGGCTGGCCGGGACTGGAGCAACGGTGGCTCGGCGGCTGGCTGCTGCGGGCGGCAGCTGGACACACACACCGCGCGAATTCAGCTGTGCCGCTGGGGTTCGAGGCCGACGCATCGGCGCTGCCCGCCATCGTCGACTGGTATGCCGAGCGGGGGCTCACGCCGTGGTTGTCGCTGCCTGACCGGCTCTACCGGCTGGCCGATGGCGAGCCGCACCTCGAAACCCTCGTCATGGCACGAACTTCGGTCGTCACCGGCGAACGCGCCGCGGGCGTGCGGTTGACCGCCGTCCCGGACGACAGCTGGCTGGAGGTCTATAAACGCGACGTCCCGGTCGACGTGCTCACCGCGGTGGTCGACGGCAAGGTGGTGTTCGGGTCGATCGAGGATGCGGCAGTCGGACGCGCGGCGGTGACCACGGCGCCCGACGGCACCCGTTGGGTCGGGCTGTCTGCCATGCGGGTCGACGAGTCGCAGCGGCGGCGCGGCCATGCCCGCAGGCTGTGCGACACCCTGCTGGCGTGGGGCGCCGAACTCGGCGCGACAAGGGCCTATCTACAGGTGCTTACCGAGAACACAGCGGCGACAAGACTTTTCGAGTCGATGGGCTTTCACGTCCAACACCGATCCCGTTACCTCGCCGCGAAGGCGCCTCAGAAGGGTGGTGGCGGCGTTCGGCGGTGATGCACTCGCGGCAGTCAGACATGTCGGATGTCGAATGTATGTTCGAAGTATGTCCAGGGAAGCGCTTCGGGCCGCGGTCACCGCGGTCGCCGCTGCCGTTGAGGAGTTGGCTGCCTGTGATGTCGAGCTGCTGACCCGCTCGGAACTCGTCAGTGCCCTTGATGATTTGGAGACGGTGGGGTGCCGGCTCCCCTCGGTGAATCATCGGCTGCTGGCCCGTTTGCAGGCCGAGGCGACACCCCAAGAGATGGGTGCCAAGTCATGGAAAGAGGTGCTGGCGGTCCGCTGGCGGATCTCGACCAGCGAGGCCAACCGTCGGCTCACCGAAGCGGCGCTGCTGGCACCGCGGCGCGCGTTGACCGGACCATCACTGCCACCGATGTTGCCCGCAACCGCCCTCGCCCAAGCCCACGGGCTGATCACCGGTGAGCACGTCGAGGTCATCCGCAAGGCGATCGACCGCCTGCCGGGTTTCGCGGACGCGGCCACCCGTGAGCAGTTCGAGGTCGACCTGGTCCGGACCGCGGTCGGCGTCGGTCCCAAAGAGCTCAAAGACACAGCCGACTTGACGCTGTACCTGCTCGACCAGGACGGCCCCGAGCCCGACGACACCGAACGCGCCCGCAAGCGTGGAGTCTGGAAAGGCAAGCAGCGCCGTGATGCGATGACCAACGTCACCGCGGAGCTGACCCCCGAAGCATGGGTGACGTGGGAGGTGATCTTCGCCAAGTACGCCGCACCGGGAATGTGCAATCCCGACGATGCTGAACCCTGCACGTCGGGCACGCCGTCACAGGCTCAGATCGACAACGACCACCGCAGCCTCGCCCAGCGCCAGCACGACGCCCTGGTCGCTGTCGGGCGCATCGCGTTGATGAGCGGTGAACTCGGCGCGCTCAACGGATTGCCGGTCTCGATCATCATCCGCACCACGCTGCAGGACCTGCAGTCGCGAGCCGGGGTCGGTGTCACCGGCGGCGGCACCATCATGCCGATCGCCGACGTCATCCGGCTGGCCGCACACGCCAACCACTACCTGGCGGTGTTCGACGGCGCCACCGGCTCGGCCTTGGATCTGTTCCGCGCCAGACGAGTTGCTTCTGCGGCGCAACGAATCATGCTGATCGCCCGCGACGGCGGATGCACCAAACCCTGCTGCACCATCGGGGCCTACGGCTCCCAAGCACATCACGTCACCACCGACTGGGCCCACGGCGGCAACACCAACATCGACGAAATCGGCCTTGCCTGCGGGCCCGACAATCGCCTCGTCGGCCGAGACGGCGGCTGGACCACCCAGATGAACGAGCGCTGCGAGGTCGAATGGATCCCGCCGGCGCCACTGGACACCGGACAAGCCCGGCTCAACTACTACCACCGTCCCGAACGACTTCTCCGTCCACCCGACCAACCAGAACCCCTGAGCCGCACCAACACCACTGCCGCCCCCGGTGGGTCCGCCGACAGCGATCAGGACAGCGACGTCCAACCCGGCACCCCAGACCCGGTCGACTTCGATGAACCCGGAGGACCCGCACCACCCGGCAACCAGGCGGCCTGACGTCTGCGGCTCTCGATCACCACGTCGACCCCGCGCAATCTGTCACCCCACCGACACGACGTTCTGTCATCCCACCGACACGACGTCCGGATCAGGCGTGGGGGAGCCCGTCAGTAGTCTCGGTCGCGTGCGGATCGCCACCTGGAATGTGAACTCGATCCGGGCGCGGGTCG from Mycobacterium sp. IDR2000157661 harbors:
- a CDS encoding peptide deformylase — encoded protein: MAVVPIRIVGDPVLHTATEPVSVGDDGSLPAEIVDLISDLYDTMDAANGVGLAANQIGVAKRVFVYDCADARGRATRRRGVVVNPVLETSDVPETMPDPDDDDEGCLSVPGESFPTGRADWARVTGLDGDGAPITVEGTGLFARMLQHETGHLDGFLYLDRLLGRHARSAKRAVKSHGWGVPGLTWMPGKDPDPFGH
- a CDS encoding HNH endonuclease signature motif containing protein — translated: MYVRSMSREALRAAVTAVAAAVEELAACDVELLTRSELVSALDDLETVGCRLPSVNHRLLARLQAEATPQEMGAKSWKEVLAVRWRISTSEANRRLTEAALLAPRRALTGPSLPPMLPATALAQAHGLITGEHVEVIRKAIDRLPGFADAATREQFEVDLVRTAVGVGPKELKDTADLTLYLLDQDGPEPDDTERARKRGVWKGKQRRDAMTNVTAELTPEAWVTWEVIFAKYAAPGMCNPDDAEPCTSGTPSQAQIDNDHRSLAQRQHDALVAVGRIALMSGELGALNGLPVSIIIRTTLQDLQSRAGVGVTGGGTIMPIADVIRLAAHANHYLAVFDGATGSALDLFRARRVASAAQRIMLIARDGGCTKPCCTIGAYGSQAHHVTTDWAHGGNTNIDEIGLACGPDNRLVGRDGGWTTQMNERCEVEWIPPAPLDTGQARLNYYHRPERLLRPPDQPEPLSRTNTTAAPGGSADSDQDSDVQPGTPDPVDFDEPGGPAPPGNQAA
- a CDS encoding N-acetylglutamate synthase, CG3035 family — encoded protein: MIRYRLPAGAEPPLTDVVGYVVEVGATLRIRTKQGDLVDVDMDDVVVLKELSAVPVRTADIRNLEHAAALGWPGLEQRWLGGWLLRAAAGHTHRANSAVPLGFEADASALPAIVDWYAERGLTPWLSLPDRLYRLADGEPHLETLVMARTSVVTGERAAGVRLTAVPDDSWLEVYKRDVPVDVLTAVVDGKVVFGSIEDAAVGRAAVTTAPDGTRWVGLSAMRVDESQRRRGHARRLCDTLLAWGAELGATRAYLQVLTENTAATRLFESMGFHVQHRSRYLAAKAPQKGGGGVRR
- a CDS encoding DUF3263 domain-containing protein, translating into MDGAIARTEQSGNDSDLCDGLTRREHDILSFERQWWKYAGSKEDAIKELFSMSATRYYQVLNALVDRPEALAADPMLVKRLRRLRASRQKARAARRLGFDVT